AGTTGATCCGCCGTGAAAACCGAGCAGAACCGTCGATGCTTGCCAACCAGGGCTCGAAACTCGCGCCACGCGGCACCAACCTGGAAGATTGTACCGAAGGATCGCCCCCGCCATAGGATCGCCACCTCGACGACGGCAGCCACCGCATACGCCGTGTAAAGCGCCGCCACGGAATGCCACAGCAGGACCAGGGCGGCTCCGCCAAGCAGCGTCACGGCCGTGTTGCTGAACTCCGCCACGCCGATCCGCGCGAAGTTCAACTCCGCCACGTGCAGCGGCTTCACGTTCAGCTTCAGTGTTTCCAGAAAGACGATCAGCGGGAAGAACCAGAGCAGGTAACTGCTGTCGCCGAGGCCCATCCAGCCGGCGATGACGCCGTGCCCCGCCCAGGCAACGATTGCGAGGATCGCGGCCCCGAGCATCAGGGCGCCGCGCAAGGCCCGCCCGTAGCGTTCGCGCTGCTCGGCCTCGCGCACGACCAACTGATCGAACCCGAGTGAAAGCGCCGCCCAGACCATCAGGTGGAGCGAAATGACCTGCCGATAAACACCCCATTCCGCTTCGCTGACCAGGCGCGCGATGATGGCCAGGCCGGCAATGCCGATCAGGCGCTGAGCGAATGTGAACGCCAGCACCCATCGGACGGCGGTGACGGGGGATCGACTCTTCATGCAGTTAGCTGGATGCAACACGCGAACACGGGCAAGGGGGATTGCCCGCTGCCGCTATTCGCTGCGCCTCATTCGAGGTATTCCCGAAACCACTGTCGAGCGTGCAGAATCACGTCTGCCAGTTTTCCGGGTTCCTCGAACAGGTGCCCGGCATCGGGAATAATCTCGAAGTGCTTGTGGCAGACAATGTGCTCCACGGCCGCCTCGTTCATGCGGATCACCGGAGTGTCATCGCCCCCGACGAGCAACAAGATCGGGGCGTGGATGCGACCGAGAGCTTCCTTGCCAGCGAGGTCCGGGCGCCCTCCGCGCGAGACGATGGCTTTGACAATTCCCGGATTCCAACTGGCCGCGACAATCGCCGCTGCGGCGCCGGTGCTGGCCCCGAAGTAGCCGATATTCAATTGATGCGTTTCGTCCTGGCGCGTCAGCCATTCGGTTGTTTCCGTCAAACGCGTCGCGAGGAGTCCAATATCGAAGCGATGCCGCCGTGTGCGTGCATCGATTTCCTCCTCCTCCTTCGTCAGCATATCAAAGAGAAGAGTAGCGAGGCCGCTCTCGTTGAGATCCTCTGCAACAACCCGGTTCCGCCGACTGTTCCTGTTGCTGCCGCTGCCATGTGCAAACAGAACAATCCCCCTGGCCCTGGGCGGAATCTTCAGGATTCCTTTCAGTTCAGCAGAGCTTGTCTGAATCTCGACCAACCCTTCCTCGCTCATAGTATCGTCCTTTCGTTCTTAGAATTCTGCAAGCAGCCGACGGACTTCCTCATCGTCGGTCTGCGTAAAATCCGAGTACCACGCACCAACGCCGCCGAACGGCGATGGTGTGCTCAGGCAGACGAAGTCCTCAGCTCGCTTCTCGAATGTTGACTTCGTATCCTCCGGCGCCACGGGCACCGCGACAATCGAGTGCGCAACTTTCAAGTCTTTCAGCGCAACCAGCGCACTCCACATCGAAGCACCCGTTGCAATCCCGTCGTCTACAAGAATCGAAGTTCTTCCCGCCAACATCATCGGTACGCGATCGCCGCGATACAGCGATTCCCGCCTCATGAGCTCGGCTTCTTCCCGCCGTGTTACTTGCTCGATCTCGCGATCGGCAATTGCCAGCGCCTCGATCACGTCGCTGTTCAGAACGCGCACGCCTCCCGTTGCGATCGCACCCATCGCCAACTCCTCACGCCCGGGCACGCCGAGCTTCCTGACAATAAAGACGTCGAGCGGAACGCCCAGGGCTTTGGCGATTTCATAGCCCACGGGAACGCCGCCGCGGGGCAGCGCCAGAACGATGACATCGTCCCGGCCCGCATAGGACGTGAGTTCCCGAGCCAGCAGCCGGCCCGCTTCTCTGCGGTCCGTGAAATGGAGGCCTTTTCCCCAGTAGGGCATTGCATTGATCCCGGTGCGAGTGGCGCCCACTCTCGAAGAGAAGGTCGATTGAACTCACAG
This DNA window, taken from bacterium, encodes the following:
- a CDS encoding phosphoribosyltransferase, whose product is MPYWGKGLHFTDRREAGRLLARELTSYAGRDDVIVLALPRGGVPVGYEIAKALGVPLDVFIVRKLGVPGREELAMGAIATGGVRVLNSDVIEALAIADREIEQVTRREEAELMRRESLYRGDRVPMMLAGRTSILVDDGIATGASMWSALVALKDLKVAHSIVAVPVAPEDTKSTFEKRAEDFVCLSTPSPFGGVGAWYSDFTQTDDEEVRRLLAEF
- a CDS encoding dienelactone hydrolase family protein; this encodes MSEEGLVEIQTSSAELKGILKIPPRARGIVLFAHGSGSNRNSRRNRVVAEDLNESGLATLLFDMLTKEEEEIDARTRRHRFDIGLLATRLTETTEWLTRQDETHQLNIGYFGASTGAAAAIVAASWNPGIVKAIVSRGGRPDLAGKEALGRIHAPILLLVGGDDTPVIRMNEAAVEHIVCHKHFEIIPDAGHLFEEPGKLADVILHARQWFREYLE